The following nucleotide sequence is from Zea mays cultivar B73 chromosome 1, Zm-B73-REFERENCE-NAM-5.0, whole genome shotgun sequence.
CGTCTGTCGTTTCCTTTTCCTTGATGGCTTCCAACCCATTCGTATTCATCGTCGTGTGTTCAAGTGGCCTGTGTCCGTGTGGGCAACGTGCCTGCCTAGGCCCGCCGCGTGGTTGAAGCTAGCCCACGGCGGGGGGACCGCGAGGATCACCCCAAAAATAGGTGCCCGTACCAAGGCAGCGTGTGCCGGCACGGGATTCATGGCCTCACGCGGCAAAGCAATTTTTTTCCAGAGAAATGACAGCGTGATTGCTAGTAACAAACTGTTCGCCCTGTTGCCTGCTTActcaattatatatatataatcctACTCCTACAGTCCTACTAAGCTTAGACTCCCACATCACATGGACATGGTCCAATACGTTTCCATTTTTCAGCGATATATCCTCGGTGACAACAGCAAAACTGGCGCCTGCGCACCCGGTCTCCTCCCACGggttggcacgcaccggacacgaGCTCAGGCTCCCATTTCCAAAAGCGTCCCCAAGAGTAATCAAGACAGCCCACTGGTTTCCCCCCCAAAACCTCGGCACACCGGTACACCACCCACCGTAACCGGTCGTCATCCATCCCTCGTTTTGGCAACCGGATCACCTTCCAATCCAACCCGCGTCTATAAATTTCCTGGCACACGCGAGCCCGGAACCGGCAATTCGTTTATAGCGAGCACACCAGCGAACCAGAGATTCATCAGAGTGGCGATGGCCCCGAGCGCGTCGATGCTGTTCCTGAGCTACCACCAGCTCCACAGGCCGACGGAGGTggggacgccgccgccgccgccgcgcaggGAGGCGGCTGCCCCCGGTGGCTTCTGGAGGAGGATGAGCGTGAGCAGCGTGCTCTCACCCGCTTTGTTGCAGTGGCGGCCGGAGGGGGAGGCGACACTGCACGAGCGCGACGCCGGCGAGGAGATCAAGTCATCGGCGCCGGCCGACGCTGATAaggagctggaaagcaagttcgaGGAGGCGCTGCGCCTCAGCTGCTGGTCTTCATGAGCATCCATCCATCATGGGGAACGGAGAGACGCGAGCGTGCCGCTGAATCGAAGCGACCTCTCCTCTAAACAGCCGTCCTGTATATCTTCCTCCGTGTATCAAAATCCATCCTTTTGCTTTAGATTTTTGTACATTTGTAATCGTCACATCCGCTCAAATATGTTATATATATTTTAGTTTGGAGCATAAGTCTGTACAGGTGCACAAATGCACAAACGAAATACTGGTCATCAATCTGGTATCCAACGGTTCATATACAGTTTGCAAAATAGTCGTCCAGTACTCATAATAGTTCCTAGGACTGGGCgttcggttcttcggttcggttcctcgatTCTGGTAGAAattcggttcttcggttcggttcctcgatTCTGGTAGAAATTCGGTTCTTCAAAAACTAGAACCGAAATAGTAAGAAAAAAAACTAGAATCGACTagttcggttctcggttcttcgATTCGGTTCTCCGGTTTTAACCGAACTGTAACAGCCACTCTAAAATTCTAAATAACGACAACTTTTATGAGAAATTTCAACATCTCCTCACAAACAACCACAAGTGCACAATGCCCAGAATTTCATAGATAATACATGGATGATTAGAGGTTCAACATAAGTCGATAAAACAACATCCGAAGTTACAAACACATGTAACAAATTGAATCTGGTACTTTCGGTTCTTTCGGTTCTTTCTGTTTTTTCGGTTCTTTGGAGTGCATAACCGAAAATAACTTatttatttcggttctcaaaaaaccaGAACCGAATTTCATAACGGTTCCTTTGGTTCGGTTAGTTCGGTTTCAGTTCTCCGttatttcggttcggttcctcggttccgaTTCTTTTTGCCCGGGCCTAATAGTTCCTCCCACTTTTTGAAAACCCTCTCCAGTCTCCCCATCATTTTCTTCCCCACGATGCACATGGGCGCTTGAGCTCTTCTCACGTACATACGAGTATACAAGTGTACGAAATCGCCACCACTGAACTGTCGGCACTGCGCTCGAAcgtcatcatcacctaccaccgtCGTAACCTACTGTCGCCGCCGTCTCCTACCAACATCGACCTCATCACAAACACCACCCTCACCTACGTGTCGTCGGCCCTACATTCATGGAGGAACTGTCATCGTCATGCCCTAATGGTGGCATGATGGCGCTTCTTACGGCCATGGACCCACGACGACTAGGTGGCCCTAATGTTAACACAACCACTCAAGTCTCTGGTAGCATTGAAGTTGATGATCACGTTGGTTCTGTTCAAGTTCCTCATTTCGTTGAGACATGTGCCCATGAAGATGATCATCCCCCCCGCACAACCCACCCCTCGAGATTCTCATGTTGTTGATTATGTTGAGGCCACACATCGTGTTAATCCTTGAGATGGCTTTCATACACACCAAAAACTTCAAATGAGTTATACATCGATGAGCAATTTGACAAGCACACTTTTCTTTTTATTGTTGAATGTTACAAGCTACACACTTTGATATAATAAAACAATGATGTTTTTTTGCAGCCATCGTTGTTTGTTCCTGATTGCGAGAATAGCCTAAAGTCAATCGTTGGAATGACATTTGATAGTCTTGATGAAGTGGAAGAATTGTACAAGGCGTATGCACATGAATGTGGTTTTTCGATTCATATAGGAGCTCAAGGAAAGGAAAGTGATGTCGTTCAACATAGGAAGTTTGTTTGTTCGAGGGAAGGCTTCACAAAGAGACGTTCTTAACCAAGCAAGCAAAAAAACTATTTGAAACAAGATTGGATGCAATATATACTATATTGCTTCATTTGTTGAGGAGCATAACCAAGGTCTAATATCTCCTGATAAAATTCCTTTTCTCCGATCGATCCTAACAATCAGTCAAAGAGCCAGGACAACCTTATTCACTTGCCACAAAGCTAGTATTGGTATCTCGTAAGCCTATAGACTTTTACAAGTAAGCGTTTGATTTGACAATAATGGATACAAGAAGTGGGGTATACAAATTACTATTGGGGACTTAGGGAGAAATAAAAAAATGCAGATGCTCAATTATTTGTGGCGTAGATGGGGGAGGAAGAAAGAGGAAAATTCTGCCTTTTTCTATGACTTTGTTGTGGATGAGCATGGAAAGTTAGTTTACATATTCTGGACAGATGATACAAGTAGGAAGAACTATAaacattttggtgatttagtgtcgttTGATGCAACATACAACACAAACTAGTACAATATGATATTTACACCTTTTACTGGTGTGAACCATCATATGCAAAGTGCTCTATTCGGTGTTGCTTTCCTTGGAAATGAGAAGATTGAGTCCTATGAGTGGTTGTTTTAGACCCTCCTGGGGACAATGGGAGGAAAACCCTCAAGAGTAAAGACTATTATAACATATGAGGATGCTAGCATGAAATCAACAATTAAAAGTGTTCTCCTAGATACAATTCCTAGGTTTGCATGTGGCACATTATGGAGGAGGTTCCAGAGAAGGTTGGTGGTCTAGTAAATCATGACAATGATTTTATTCTtggtggagtcataaaatgcagaATCATTTATTTTCAATTCATCCTAACATTTGGGACGTAGTTGAAAATAGAACGCAATGTGTAGATACCAATGATAAGAATTATAATGTTATTCATATGCAAGAAATGATTCAAAAaaacccaagctactactgtggttttagcctcattgtgcctggatgaatacaacaaggttagtggcttggacaacgctaaggaaatatgggacaccctcaaaatctctcatgaggagaacgacatcaccatgatcAACAAGATGGAGTTGGTTGAAGATGAGCCggggagattcgccatgaagAGAGGGGAAAAGCCAActaaaacgtacaacaggctcaagacccttgtgaaCAAGATCTAAAGCTaagggagtacaagatggacagaTCAAGACGTCATgcaactaatgctaaggtcagttATCGTTATTGATCCTAATCTTGTAatccttattcgtgagaaccccaggtacaccaaaatgtcacccgaagaaattcttggaaaatttgtgagagGACGCATGATGACAAAGGAGGTGAGATACGTTGACGACATCGCCAACGGACCTCTTCCTCAACATTACGAGctgcaacccgttgctctcaaagcgaggGCCAACAAGGATGCGCTCCCCGACAAGACAATGCAAATTGAGGCGGTCAGtctaaacgaggatgaaatgaCGCTTgtgattaagcgcttcaagaccgctttgAAGGGACACAAGGACTACCCCAACAAGAGCAAATCAAAGGGAAAGcgtacatgcttcaagtgcggtaagtctgATCATTTTATTGTGTGGTGGATGCACATAAGTATCTCTATGCACTAATGGGGTTGCCAATCACAAGATTATTACTTCTCTAATCTCCTTACTATGCAAAGGGTCTTCCTTTCTCTCAAAGGTTTGCTTCAACTATTGGAAGAGGAAAGACACCACATGAAGTTAATGTGCGCATGCATTTGGGGGTATAAATATCACTAAGGGTCGAACTACTCATTAGGAAACCATTCAAGTTTTTGGGTGCACCAAATGTGTCTGTGCCAACTTTACCACTACATTAGTCATGGTAATGCACTCTAATAGCTAGGTTTTTAAACTAGTCGTTATTAAACTTCACATCCAGTGCAAGCATCGatgcttgaaagtcgcctagaggggggtgaataggcgaaacctgaaatttacaaactttaaatacacactaaggtcggggttagcattagaattaaatcagAGTACAaacgatagttctccttgcttagagttgctcaatctaTTTGGATAACGTTTGAGAGCAAACTCAAACAATattagcaagggaacttttagagagaggaaagaggggaaacaaatcaagtcaagatcaacaagtgaacacggtgatttgttttaccgaggttcggttccaaagaacctagtccccgttgaggaggccacaaaggtcgggtttattccaaccctttccctctctcaatc
It contains:
- the LOC100274767 gene encoding uncharacterized protein LOC100274767; translated protein: MAPSASMLFLSYHQLHRPTEVGTPPPPPRREAAAPGGFWRRMSVSSVLSPALLQWRPEGEATLHERDAGEEIKSSAPADADKELESKFEEALRLSCWSS